In a genomic window of Desulfopila inferna:
- a CDS encoding polysaccharide biosynthesis tyrosine autokinase, translated as MGKVSKALNKSQPQFSPEALPVDHTDQDRYNDQKFPHMIRENKVNTLNPNAPDLSRTVEDKIKNWDERLISSTRYVTGVAEGIRKLRSRILHTDSSRKIKSILILSSDPQEGKTFVCANLGISFARSREHQVLLVDCDLRRPSLHTMFGINREKGLADYLGGKINISGISDLEVSTGLSKLSIIPAGSPQENPAELLSSTKMPEIVDELSSRYHDGLVILDTPPFHSAAETLLLSKLVDKIVLVVRWGKSGRENIKKMVDTIGREKIIGTVFNAFEANVLDRKMQGVGYGNYYSEYY; from the coding sequence GTGGGTAAGGTCTCTAAAGCACTCAATAAGTCACAGCCCCAGTTTTCACCGGAGGCGCTTCCTGTCGACCACACAGACCAGGACAGGTATAATGATCAAAAATTTCCACATATGATCAGAGAGAACAAAGTAAATACTCTCAACCCTAACGCACCTGATCTTTCTCGAACAGTAGAGGATAAGATAAAAAACTGGGATGAACGACTTATCAGTTCGACACGTTATGTAACCGGAGTTGCCGAGGGTATCAGAAAGTTGAGAAGCAGGATACTGCATACTGACTCGAGTAGAAAAATAAAGAGCATTTTGATCCTCAGCAGTGATCCCCAGGAGGGAAAAACCTTTGTCTGCGCCAACCTCGGCATCAGCTTCGCCAGGAGCCGTGAACACCAGGTTCTCCTCGTTGACTGTGACTTGCGGCGTCCATCCCTTCACACCATGTTTGGGATTAACCGTGAAAAGGGTTTGGCGGACTATCTTGGTGGAAAAATAAATATTTCCGGTATCTCGGATCTTGAAGTTTCTACGGGACTTTCCAAACTCTCTATCATTCCGGCAGGATCACCTCAAGAAAACCCCGCGGAACTTCTTTCATCGACAAAAATGCCAGAAATAGTAGATGAACTCTCCAGCAGATACCATGATGGCCTTGTTATCCTGGATACCCCCCCTTTCCATAGTGCTGCTGAAACCCTGCTTTTATCGAAGCTGGTTGACAAAATTGTGCTGGTAGTCAGATGGGGTAAATCCGGTAGAGAAAATATCAAGAAAATGGTGGACACCATAGGCCGGGAAAAAATTATCGGCACTGTTTTTAATGCGTTTGAAGCGAACGTTCTCGATCGAAAAATGCAGGGTGTCGGATACGGCAACTATTATTCTGAATATTATTAA
- a CDS encoding TIGR03013 family XrtA/PEP-CTERM system glycosyltransferase has protein sequence MPYILKNYYSPRKLFFFFGEGVLIFLSVNFVHLFFSHYEPLPGSIYLYGYRAMVLTAVFILSFYFFDLYDLGEILSFPDVFSRFIQAFGIGCIILAFLYYFFPRVVIPSFIFWPSLAAVFISVCLWRYLYNHILNKKMFAQTVIVIGTGKLAQDIAYELEKRRDSGFKISHFIGSINPSFPLPPGIPVTAEADQLPSLCQKYGIERVVVAMDDRRGTTPIQQLMDCKFMGFPVEYGINFYEKLTGKILVEKVNPDWIIFSNDFKKSRFTLTSKLVFEIILAFAGLLVASPVLLFSAIIIKLESPGPVFYSQERVGLHGRIFKLIKLRSMRNDAEKNGPVWAMENDTRVTRFGQFIRKTRIDELPQMFNVLKGDMSFIGPRPERPVFVEKLNRSIPYYSLRHNVKPGISGWAQICYPYGASEKDALRKLEYDLYYIKYMSMQIDFWVIFQTIKTMLFQKGSR, from the coding sequence ATGCCCTACATTCTTAAAAATTATTACTCCCCCCGGAAACTCTTCTTTTTTTTCGGCGAAGGAGTTCTTATTTTCTTATCTGTCAATTTCGTTCATCTTTTTTTTTCTCATTATGAACCTTTGCCCGGCTCTATATATCTATATGGATACCGCGCAATGGTATTAACCGCCGTCTTTATTCTCTCTTTCTATTTCTTTGATCTTTATGATCTTGGAGAAATCCTTTCTTTTCCGGATGTATTCTCACGTTTCATACAGGCCTTTGGTATCGGCTGTATTATACTTGCCTTTCTCTACTACTTTTTTCCTCGTGTTGTCATACCTTCCTTCATTTTCTGGCCCAGCTTAGCAGCAGTCTTCATAAGCGTCTGCCTCTGGCGCTATCTCTACAACCATATTTTAAACAAGAAGATGTTTGCCCAAACGGTGATAGTTATCGGCACTGGAAAGCTGGCTCAAGATATAGCCTATGAGCTGGAGAAAAGAAGGGATTCCGGCTTCAAAATCAGCCACTTTATCGGCTCTATCAATCCATCCTTTCCTCTGCCCCCGGGAATTCCAGTTACAGCCGAAGCCGACCAGCTCCCCTCGCTGTGCCAAAAATATGGTATTGAACGAGTGGTGGTAGCCATGGACGACAGGCGCGGCACCACACCGATTCAGCAGCTCATGGACTGCAAATTTATGGGATTCCCCGTTGAGTACGGGATTAATTTCTACGAGAAACTTACCGGTAAAATACTGGTGGAGAAAGTCAATCCCGATTGGATTATCTTTTCCAACGATTTCAAAAAAAGCAGATTTACTTTAACGAGCAAGCTGGTCTTTGAGATTATTCTTGCTTTTGCCGGCTTGCTGGTCGCCTCTCCAGTTCTCCTGTTCAGTGCTATTATCATCAAACTGGAATCACCCGGTCCGGTCTTTTACTCTCAGGAAAGAGTAGGTCTTCATGGCAGAATTTTCAAACTGATCAAGCTGCGATCCATGCGTAATGATGCTGAAAAAAATGGTCCTGTATGGGCTATGGAAAATGATACACGTGTGACCAGATTTGGTCAGTTCATCCGTAAGACCCGCATTGATGAGCTTCCCCAAATGTTTAATGTCCTCAAGGGTGATATGAGCTTTATCGGACCACGCCCGGAACGGCCTGTATTTGTCGAGAAACTGAACCGGTCGATACCATATTATTCCCTCAGGCACAATGTTAAGCCCGGTATCTCCGGCTGGGCCCAGATTTGCTATCCCTATGGCGCGTCCGAAAAAGATGCCCTGCGTAAACTCGAGTATGATCTATATTATATAAAATACATGTCAATGCAGATTGATTTTTGGGTGATATTCCAAACTATCAAGACAATGCTGTTTCAAAAAGGCTCCCGGTAA
- a CDS encoding XrtA system polysaccharide deacetylase, with the protein MIKNYLTIDVEDYFQVSAFEECVTHKGWESYPSRVENNTERILSLLEKHQVKGTFFILGWTAEKFPQLVKKISSKGHEIACHSYYHRLVYNLTPEEFRQDTRKAKDVLEQITGRPVLGYRAPSYSITKNSLWALHILRELGFYYSSSVFPVYHDRYGMPHAPRYPFLWNLDSTTPQIVDMKGETVREILDYFATEALSGIVNKTSSLLLEIPISTSLVFKKNLPVSGGGYFRLFPYWFTRRALQQINNKEKKPFIFYLHPWEVDPEQPRMANATPRSRFRHYLNLHRTYERLEKLLHDFSFTSIDIQRNGLESTSKTKSSNDVSPAAANTMCASRQAPPEIPPFQLFRRR; encoded by the coding sequence ATGATAAAAAATTACCTCACTATCGATGTGGAGGATTACTTCCAGGTATCCGCCTTTGAAGAATGCGTCACTCACAAAGGATGGGAAAGCTATCCCTCACGTGTGGAAAACAACACGGAGCGGATTCTTTCCCTCCTGGAGAAGCATCAGGTCAAAGGCACATTTTTCATTTTAGGCTGGACAGCGGAAAAATTTCCTCAACTCGTAAAAAAAATCAGCAGCAAAGGACATGAAATCGCCTGCCACAGCTATTATCATCGACTAGTGTACAACCTTACACCGGAGGAATTTCGCCAGGACACGAGAAAGGCCAAAGATGTTTTGGAGCAGATCACCGGTAGGCCGGTTTTGGGTTATCGGGCACCAAGCTATTCAATCACCAAAAATTCACTCTGGGCTCTCCATATTCTAAGGGAACTTGGTTTTTACTACTCTTCCAGCGTCTTTCCAGTCTATCATGACCGTTACGGCATGCCGCATGCTCCCCGTTATCCGTTTCTGTGGAACCTTGACAGCACCACCCCTCAAATAGTTGATATGAAGGGAGAGACTGTCAGAGAAATATTGGATTATTTCGCCACCGAAGCGCTATCCGGTATAGTGAACAAAACCTCATCGCTGCTTCTTGAGATACCTATATCCACATCACTGGTATTCAAAAAAAATTTGCCTGTTTCCGGTGGCGGGTATTTCAGATTATTTCCCTACTGGTTTACCAGACGGGCTCTGCAGCAGATCAACAATAAGGAAAAAAAGCCTTTTATATTTTATCTTCACCCATGGGAGGTAGACCCGGAACAGCCTAGAATGGCAAATGCGACACCGCGTTCCCGTTTCAGGCACTACCTCAATCTCCATCGCACCTATGAAAGGCTGGAGAAGCTTCTGCACGATTTTTCCTTTACTTCAATTGATATCCAGAGGAATGGCTTGGAGAGCACTTCGAAAACGAAATCATCCAATGATGTTTCGCCAGCGGCGGCGAACACGATGTGCGCCAGCAGACAGGCACCACCGGAAATTCCACCTTTTCAGCTTTTTCGCAGAAGGTGA
- a CDS encoding DUF362 domain-containing protein, with protein MFNRRSFLQKAAFLMAFAHIPLPAKAKAEKRTRPRIVRIHSAEASLPWDYQASAPWDHTVEPGNKAKVNRDQFRNDRYYNHINQKTVTTMLDQGIRHLTRTTNQRQAWLALLQNYQKGDTVTIKINLNNASYKEDVTTNRLDQSVQMVNALLDSLTSSLKISQGNITVADPSRWIHPRIFKDRCSFPDIHWVDSRSDNLWDPGEIIRFSEHQPIRPANKPQFPQEAAFHVARVYTETDHIINLCLLKNHGCGITGAMKNHFGAFPPPFAKYLHDGLGSKSYIADVCNTPSIKNKVRLNICEAIFGNWHNNVWCPRPWKTFAGGTPNSLFLGTDPVAFDSVLLQHIIDEVAFRGESVEQWVRDAVQDHGFLDIAMTSLHLGVHEHAPFNRIDYRQIEAV; from the coding sequence ATGTTCAATCGCCGGAGTTTCCTGCAAAAAGCAGCTTTTCTCATGGCGTTCGCTCACATCCCTCTGCCAGCAAAAGCCAAAGCAGAAAAGCGGACACGTCCCCGTATCGTCAGAATTCATTCAGCAGAGGCTAGCCTGCCATGGGATTACCAGGCCAGCGCCCCATGGGACCATACCGTTGAGCCCGGAAATAAAGCAAAAGTGAATAGAGATCAATTCAGAAATGACCGCTATTATAACCATATCAACCAAAAGACCGTCACTACCATGCTCGACCAGGGCATCCGGCATCTGACCCGAACCACAAACCAGAGACAAGCCTGGCTGGCGCTTCTGCAGAACTACCAGAAAGGGGATACAGTCACGATCAAGATTAACCTCAACAATGCCAGTTATAAGGAAGACGTAACCACAAACCGCCTGGATCAGTCAGTACAGATGGTTAACGCCTTGCTTGATAGTCTGACATCCTCTCTTAAGATATCGCAAGGCAATATAACTGTCGCAGACCCGAGCAGGTGGATACATCCCAGGATTTTCAAAGACAGATGCTCATTTCCCGATATTCACTGGGTAGACAGCAGATCGGATAATTTATGGGACCCCGGAGAGATAATACGATTTTCAGAACACCAGCCGATCCGCCCTGCCAACAAGCCTCAGTTTCCTCAAGAAGCAGCCTTTCATGTTGCCCGGGTCTACACTGAGACTGATCACATTATCAATCTATGTTTACTGAAAAATCATGGCTGCGGCATTACAGGGGCCATGAAAAACCACTTCGGTGCCTTCCCGCCGCCCTTTGCTAAATATCTTCATGACGGCCTGGGAAGCAAGAGCTACATTGCCGATGTCTGCAACACTCCCAGCATCAAAAACAAAGTCCGCCTCAATATCTGTGAAGCTATATTCGGTAACTGGCACAACAATGTCTGGTGCCCCCGTCCCTGGAAAACATTTGCGGGCGGAACACCCAACTCGCTTTTCTTGGGCACAGATCCGGTGGCCTTTGATTCTGTTCTGCTGCAGCATATAATAGATGAAGTTGCTTTTCGCGGAGAAAGTGTGGAACAATGGGTCAGAGACGCCGTGCAGGACCACGGTTTTCTCGACATTGCCATGACCTCACTGCACCTTGGCGTTCACGAGCATGCGCCGTTCAATCGCATCGACTATCGCCAAATCGAGGCAGTGTAG
- a CDS encoding FemAB family XrtA/PEP-CTERM system-associated protein: protein MKIIQCNRANGAEWDSFLYSRPTSSFYHLFGWKNIIESCLGHKIYYLAAVEDGRFHGVLPLVYIDSLLFGKILCSMPFLNFGGICAANPATEKALLDEAKHLVDRERMAYLELRNMVKLNEPLPTSEKKVSMTLSLNDDPDVIWNGFKSKQRNSIRRAYKNGLSVKNGGMELLDDFYLILSQSWRALGTPIYRRDFFARIISTFPDDTRIFVLYHDGHPIAAAFNGYFRDVVEGMWLGIDYRFQSLQPNYMLYWEMIKHGCKNGYRLFHLGRSSSESGGEFFKKKWNADTKQLYWQYYLGTSKNIPELNVHNPKFQLAIQLWRKLPLLLTKILGPPIAKNIP, encoded by the coding sequence TTGAAGATCATCCAGTGTAACCGCGCAAACGGAGCGGAGTGGGATTCGTTTCTCTACAGTCGACCCACGTCCTCATTCTATCATCTGTTCGGCTGGAAAAACATTATCGAATCCTGCCTGGGCCACAAAATTTATTATCTTGCCGCAGTCGAAGACGGTCGTTTTCACGGCGTTTTGCCCCTGGTCTACATCGACAGCCTGCTCTTCGGCAAGATTCTCTGTTCCATGCCTTTTTTGAATTTCGGGGGCATCTGTGCAGCCAATCCGGCCACCGAAAAGGCTTTGCTGGATGAAGCCAAACACCTGGTGGACCGCGAACGAATGGCCTATCTTGAGCTACGCAATATGGTGAAACTCAATGAGCCGCTGCCCACCTCAGAGAAAAAGGTTAGCATGACGCTCTCCCTGAACGACGATCCCGACGTCATCTGGAACGGCTTCAAGTCCAAGCAGCGCAACTCCATCAGACGGGCCTATAAAAACGGCCTGTCGGTAAAGAACGGGGGCATGGAGTTACTGGACGACTTTTACCTCATTCTTTCACAAAGCTGGCGCGCCCTGGGAACACCGATCTATCGGCGAGATTTTTTTGCAAGGATTATCTCGACATTTCCAGATGATACCAGGATTTTCGTTCTCTACCACGATGGTCATCCAATCGCCGCTGCCTTTAACGGCTATTTTCGGGACGTTGTCGAAGGAATGTGGCTGGGAATAGATTATCGTTTCCAATCCCTCCAGCCCAATTACATGCTCTACTGGGAAATGATAAAGCACGGTTGTAAGAACGGGTATCGACTGTTCCATCTGGGCCGGTCAAGCAGTGAATCCGGCGGCGAATTCTTTAAGAAAAAGTGGAACGCCGATACCAAGCAGCTCTACTGGCAGTACTATCTCGGTACCTCCAAGAATATACCAGAGTTGAATGTGCATAACCCCAAGTTCCAGCTGGCCATTCAACTATGGCGAAAGCTTCCATTGCTATTAACTAAAATTCTGGGACCACCAATTGCCAAAAATATACCATGA
- a CDS encoding DegT/DnrJ/EryC1/StrS family aminotransferase: MRKLAPSGTPISQRDLFLWARSLFSRQTTLNRLAAEISKSFEIDQCFFFSTGRAAMVVLLESLTEMAPTTKSTVVIPSYTCYSVPSSIIKAGLQINVCDIDEKTLDYDYDKLEQMDFSRVLAVVSSNLYGIPNDLDRLERLSEEKDLFLLDDAAQSMGALSQTKRPAGTYGIAGLYSLDKGKVITSINGGIIVTRSSKLGAILQRKTRKIPPAPIPWCLVEILKMAIYSGFLSPRRYWIPAALPFVKLGITEYTTDYPVSGYNTMLVGIALSLFRQLEAINDKSIANAAYYQENLPSSEHLRLIQPPPMSKPIYLRYPLRITDNMRRKTILALLEKSGLGASGSYPGAIVDIYQLRDRLEIDGRDFRGGRRIAEQIVTLPTHALVEKLDQDRILNCIAKVLG, encoded by the coding sequence ATGAGAAAACTTGCTCCCTCCGGAACTCCTATATCGCAGCGTGATCTGTTTCTCTGGGCACGAAGTCTCTTCAGTCGGCAAACCACGCTTAATCGCCTGGCCGCGGAGATAAGTAAATCATTCGAAATTGATCAATGCTTTTTTTTCTCTACCGGTCGCGCTGCCATGGTTGTTTTACTCGAGTCTTTAACCGAGATGGCACCAACGACAAAAAGTACTGTCGTCATTCCCTCCTATACCTGCTATTCGGTTCCATCGTCGATCATCAAGGCGGGGTTGCAGATAAACGTCTGTGACATTGACGAAAAGACACTGGACTATGACTACGACAAACTCGAACAGATGGATTTTTCCCGGGTTTTGGCGGTAGTCTCCTCCAATCTCTACGGCATCCCTAATGATCTGGACCGCCTGGAAAGACTGAGCGAGGAGAAAGACCTCTTTTTGCTCGATGATGCCGCCCAATCCATGGGTGCCTTGTCTCAAACCAAGCGGCCGGCCGGCACCTACGGCATAGCCGGATTATACAGTCTCGACAAAGGGAAGGTGATCACTTCCATCAATGGCGGAATCATTGTTACCCGTTCGAGTAAACTTGGCGCCATTTTGCAACGTAAAACCCGGAAAATCCCACCTGCCCCCATCCCCTGGTGTCTGGTGGAGATTCTAAAAATGGCGATCTACTCCGGCTTTCTCTCACCACGGCGGTATTGGATTCCCGCCGCTCTACCTTTTGTCAAACTCGGAATCACTGAATACACCACTGATTATCCGGTGAGCGGCTATAATACTATGCTCGTCGGAATTGCTCTGAGCCTTTTTCGACAGTTGGAGGCTATCAATGACAAGAGCATCGCCAATGCCGCCTATTATCAAGAGAATCTACCTTCTTCGGAGCACCTTCGTCTTATCCAGCCGCCTCCAATGAGCAAACCCATATACCTACGGTATCCCCTGCGCATCACCGACAACATGCGGAGAAAAACGATACTTGCCCTTCTCGAAAAATCGGGACTCGGGGCCAGCGGATCCTACCCCGGCGCCATCGTCGACATTTATCAACTGCGGGACAGACTCGAAATTGACGGCAGGGATTTTCGGGGAGGAAGGAGGATTGCAGAACAAATCGTCACCCTTCCGACTCATGCCCTGGTGGAGAAACTGGATCAGGACAGAATACTCAACTGCATAGCCAAGGTTCTCGGATGA
- a CDS encoding GNAT family N-acetyltransferase: MRIRHITAIKEIPFGKDQWNELVSLSETNTVFQTHEWFMSWWLTFGSDNTLFLLILYDRERVAGIAPMMLSRKWKTRELRFVSDINADYCDFIVSSSEKEAMLSAVFDYLQKNNNLWDSIYLMNIPETSSTASLLRSIFLHHRLHAVASQVDCPVLKFGKDSADSRLKPSRTLKRHLNYFKKNGDLRFIIFKSLPIAEKSLDIFYTQHKRRWKNAGKPSLFNDGRYTLFYNELVRRAWPSGWLFFSCLQFNGQPISFHFGFDYSNKVIWYKPTFDIGFRNRSPGRILLQYLIQYCQDHNKLELDFTVGNEPFKEEYATDVRKNVNFWITRSKLMHNLVVIFLKAKQLKRRLANR; encoded by the coding sequence ATGAGAATACGTCATATAACGGCAATCAAAGAAATACCTTTTGGTAAGGATCAGTGGAACGAGCTGGTCTCACTGAGCGAAACCAATACTGTATTTCAAACTCATGAGTGGTTCATGAGCTGGTGGTTGACTTTTGGCAGCGACAATACCCTTTTCCTGCTCATTCTCTACGACAGGGAAAGAGTGGCGGGTATCGCCCCCATGATGCTTTCCAGGAAATGGAAAACCAGGGAGCTAAGGTTTGTCAGCGATATCAATGCCGATTATTGTGATTTTATAGTTTCCTCCTCAGAAAAAGAAGCCATGCTCAGCGCCGTTTTCGACTATCTCCAGAAGAACAATAATCTTTGGGATTCCATATACTTGATGAATATCCCGGAAACCTCGTCAACTGCGTCCCTCTTGCGGTCAATCTTCCTTCATCACCGCCTCCATGCCGTAGCTTCGCAGGTGGATTGCCCCGTACTCAAATTCGGCAAGGATTCGGCAGATTCTCGACTAAAACCTTCGCGAACCCTCAAGCGCCACCTCAACTATTTCAAAAAGAACGGTGATCTTCGCTTCATTATCTTCAAATCCCTGCCAATAGCCGAGAAATCGCTCGATATATTTTACACGCAACATAAGAGGCGCTGGAAAAATGCTGGCAAGCCCAGCCTTTTCAATGATGGCAGGTATACCCTCTTCTATAACGAGTTGGTCCGCAGGGCCTGGCCCTCGGGTTGGCTTTTCTTCTCCTGTCTTCAATTCAACGGCCAACCCATCTCCTTTCACTTCGGTTTTGATTACAGCAATAAAGTGATCTGGTACAAGCCGACATTCGATATAGGCTTTCGCAACCGCTCTCCCGGCCGGATTCTCCTGCAGTATCTCATTCAGTACTGTCAGGACCATAACAAGCTTGAGCTTGATTTTACAGTGGGTAACGAGCCGTTCAAGGAAGAGTACGCCACCGATGTGCGAAAAAACGTCAACTTCTGGATAACGAGGAGCAAGCTGATGCATAACCTGGTTGTTATTTTCTTAAAAGCGAAACAGTTGAAAAGGCGGTTGGCAAATCGATGA
- a CDS encoding glycosyltransferase family 2 protein, with protein MKVSVIIPTYNRAHFLVDAVESVLRQEYPDLEIIIVDDGSTDTTKALLARRYGKKIRYIYQENKGFAVARNKGVEVAAGEYIAFLDSDDIWKEHKLALQIGIMDQYRDIGFLFSDFTIVKTSGKEIHSGLQTWFKKEQNWEKILPQQLSFPSDGEKDGGASGGYRISCGNLYHSLLFAPYILPSTAVVRKSAIPSGVEHTAGDPFCADWNFFALLSQYHCKGALLHHETTLNRSHNDKVRSTLSTPLLEKLRFRLKAVETIWKKDNDFAREHGEDIRRVESDLLLGLAKQSFRLDRAADARRYLSKWKEQKVAKDRLTAVILHLLLKIPASNRMLNLLRQDTKEENNDRNHQ; from the coding sequence ATGAAAGTAAGTGTCATTATCCCTACCTACAACAGAGCCCACTTTCTGGTCGATGCGGTGGAGTCGGTGCTGCGCCAGGAATACCCGGACCTGGAAATCATCATCGTCGACGACGGATCAACTGATACCACCAAAGCGCTGTTGGCCAGGCGTTATGGAAAAAAAATTCGTTATATATATCAGGAAAATAAAGGCTTTGCCGTGGCAAGAAACAAGGGAGTGGAGGTTGCGGCTGGTGAATATATCGCCTTTCTCGATTCCGACGATATCTGGAAAGAGCATAAGCTTGCTCTGCAGATTGGCATCATGGATCAATATCGTGACATTGGTTTCCTCTTTTCCGATTTCACCATCGTTAAGACATCGGGAAAAGAGATACACAGCGGCCTACAAACCTGGTTCAAAAAAGAGCAGAACTGGGAGAAAATACTTCCGCAGCAGCTCAGCTTTCCCTCTGATGGTGAAAAGGACGGGGGAGCTTCCGGTGGGTACAGGATTTCCTGCGGGAACCTCTACCACAGTCTGCTCTTCGCCCCGTATATCCTTCCCAGCACAGCGGTCGTCAGAAAATCGGCTATTCCGTCCGGCGTGGAACACACCGCAGGAGATCCTTTCTGCGCCGACTGGAATTTTTTCGCCCTGCTCTCACAATACCACTGCAAGGGCGCTCTTTTGCACCACGAAACGACATTAAACAGAAGTCACAACGACAAGGTCAGATCGACACTATCGACACCGCTTCTGGAAAAACTGCGATTTCGTCTGAAGGCGGTAGAAACGATATGGAAAAAGGACAACGATTTTGCACGGGAACATGGCGAGGATATACGGCGGGTCGAAAGCGATTTGCTGCTGGGGCTGGCCAAGCAGTCCTTTCGCCTCGACCGCGCAGCCGATGCCAGGCGCTACCTGAGTAAATGGAAGGAGCAAAAGGTTGCCAAGGACAGACTGACGGCGGTAATCCTTCACCTGCTTCTAAAGATTCCAGCCAGCAACAGAATGCTGAATTTGCTCCGTCAGGATACAAAAGAGGAAAATAATGATCGAAATCATCAGTGA
- a CDS encoding GNAT family N-acetyltransferase, with translation MIEIISDRQTFISLGKQWNRLAEPFETPLLGHEWFLSSIKAFHQGDTLHVVLMREAEEIVAAAPLVLLQRNGIPRLELMGTAHLHEPCGLLYRDEEALTKLVNILIELKYPLVLERIDEEDFVLSVFKKNTTSKGLVFHRLVGPSPLISCDTSWVDFYSSISSRRRYDHRRARRRAEKVGELRFEICYPTRENYSQLLDQAFRIEGAGWKKRHGSALLSDQGLRQFYLEYCGYAAEKNMLRLFFLYINGQAAAMQICLDNAQRLWVLKIGYDEEWSFCSPGVLLMNFVIEHAFKKEKDYFEFLGSSESWLEVWANGRRDYLALAYYPFNLPGFLGFGSDLLRVGSNRLKKRLPQRLVCS, from the coding sequence ATGATCGAAATCATCAGTGACCGGCAAACCTTTATCTCGCTGGGCAAACAGTGGAATCGGCTGGCAGAGCCATTCGAAACTCCACTGTTGGGTCATGAATGGTTTCTCAGCTCCATCAAGGCCTTCCATCAGGGCGACACTCTTCATGTGGTACTCATGCGGGAGGCTGAAGAGATCGTGGCGGCTGCCCCCTTGGTTCTTCTTCAGCGAAACGGAATCCCCAGGCTTGAGTTGATGGGAACCGCCCATCTTCACGAGCCCTGCGGATTGCTCTACCGGGATGAAGAGGCCCTGACAAAACTTGTCAATATCCTCATCGAGTTGAAATATCCTCTGGTTCTGGAACGAATTGACGAAGAAGATTTTGTTCTTTCGGTTTTCAAAAAGAATACAACTTCTAAAGGGCTTGTCTTTCACCGTCTTGTGGGGCCTTCACCCCTGATCAGCTGCGATACCTCCTGGGTCGATTTTTACTCATCCATCAGCTCGAGGCGGCGCTACGATCACCGTCGCGCCAGAAGAAGGGCGGAGAAAGTCGGAGAGCTCCGCTTCGAAATCTGCTATCCGACAAGGGAGAATTACTCACAGCTCCTGGACCAGGCCTTCCGCATTGAAGGTGCCGGCTGGAAAAAACGCCATGGCTCGGCGTTGCTGAGCGACCAGGGTCTGCGACAATTTTATCTGGAATACTGTGGATATGCAGCAGAAAAAAACATGCTCCGTCTCTTCTTCCTCTATATCAATGGACAAGCCGCGGCCATGCAGATTTGTTTGGACAACGCACAGAGACTATGGGTTCTGAAAATAGGCTACGACGAAGAATGGTCTTTCTGCTCTCCCGGAGTGCTGCTGATGAACTTTGTCATCGAGCATGCCTTTAAAAAGGAAAAGGATTACTTCGAGTTTCTCGGTTCATCGGAATCATGGCTTGAGGTCTGGGCCAACGGCAGGCGTGACTACCTGGCTCTGGCCTATTACCCTTTCAACCTGCCGGGATTTCTTGGATTCGGCAGTGATTTGCTCCGAGTTGGATCGAATCGATTGAAAAAAAGACTGCCGCAACGGCTGGTTTGTTCATGA